A region of the bacterium genome:
ACCTGGCTCATCTCTTTTCTTCGGTGAAGGATTTCATATTCGTGATAGACAGGAAGGGCAGCATTATCGAGGTCAATGACGCCTTGTGCAAGAAACTCGGCTATTCGAAGGAAGGGATCGTCGGCAGGGAGATCATAGAGATATATCCGAAAATTCGCCGTAATGAGGTGAGCGGCATCATCGAGAGCATGCTCGCCGGCAAAGATATGGTCTGCAGCGTTCCTCTTCAGCGCAAGGATGGCGCGCTCCTAGAAGTCGACAGCAGATTCTATCAGGGCAGATGGAACGGGGAAAGCGCTGTGTTCGGCATATCGCATGATATGACCGAACGCATGAAAACCGAAGCAGAGTTCAGGAGGAACGAGGAGCGGTTCAGGGGGTTTTATCAAGCGATCACCGACGGGATGATGCATTCGGACGTTCACGGAAAGATAATCGACGTGAACGATGCGCTTGTCGGCATGCTGGGGTATGATCGGGATGAGCTCATCGGGAAAAACTCGATGGAGATCACCCCCGAGAGATGGCATGACCCGGAAAACCAGTTCGTTCACAGGACTGTCTTCAACAAAGGCAGGGGCGAGTTCGACAAGGAATACATCGTAAATGACGGCTCCATCATCCCTGTCAGAGTCCATTACTGGCTTGTGCGGGACGACAAGGGCGATCCCTCGGGGGTCTGGACGCTCATCCGCGACATGACGGAGAGGCGCGCAGCCGAGGAAGAGATGAACAATAGGATGGCGGAGATCGAGAAGCTCAACAAATTCATGATGGGCAGGGAGCTCAGGATCATCGATATGAAGAGGGAGATCAACGAGCTTCTCGCACGCCTGGGGGAGCAGGCCCGCTAC
Encoded here:
- a CDS encoding PAS domain S-box protein yields the protein MPVKEEHYRTIFEHAPLGMLVYDQQGRVIECNDSMIKILGSSRKAFIGFDILSMTQDEAVLKAVKDAFEKGMGYFEGEYLSITGKKRAYLRAIFKRLADEGGASSGGIAIIEDITERKKVECALVESENKYRLLVENANEAVVVAQEMIIRFTNAKTTEITGYSAEELCGMPFEKLIHPDDLPMVAERHKKRMAGEAVPNFYNFKVVDKAGRVKVVELNAVAFEWSGKPATLNFLMDVTDRMRVERELGFSHENLAHLFSSVKDFIFVIDRKGSIIEVNDALCKKLGYSKEGIVGREIIEIYPKIRRNEVSGIIESMLAGKDMVCSVPLQRKDGALLEVDSRFYQGRWNGESAVFGISHDMTERMKTEAEFRRNEERFRGFYQAITDGMMHSDVHGKIIDVNDALVGMLGYDRDELIGKNSMEITPERWHDPENQFVHRTVFNKGRGEFDKEYIVNDGSIIPVRVHYWLVRDDKGDPSGVWTLIRDMTERRAAEEEMNNRMAEIEKLNKFMMGRELRIIDMKREINELLARLGEQARY